Proteins from one Coregonus clupeaformis isolate EN_2021a chromosome 29, ASM2061545v1, whole genome shotgun sequence genomic window:
- the LOC121544823 gene encoding creatine kinase, testis isozyme isoform X3 yields MTVGCVAGDEETYEVFKELLDPIIEDRHGGYKPTDKHKTDLNPDNLKGGDDLDPNYVLSSRVRTGRSIRGFCLPPHCSRGERRGVEKMSVEALDSLSGDLKGKYYALKNMTDAEQQQLIDDHFLFDKPVSPLLLASGMARDWPDGRGIWHNDTKTFLVWVNEEDHLRVISMQKGGNMKEVFNRFCTGLTKIETLFKDKGTSFMWNEHLGYVLTCPSNLGTGLRAGVHVKIPNMSKHAKFEEVLKRLRLQKRGTGGVDTAAVGGTFDISNADRLGFSEVELVQMVVDGVKLLVEMEKKLEKGQSIDDIMPAQK; encoded by the exons ATGACTGTGGGATGTGTGGCTGGAGACGAGGAGACATACGAGGTCTTCAAGGAGCTGCTGGACCCCATCATCGAGGACAGACATGGAGGATACAAGCCTACAGACAAGCACAagaccgacctcaacccagacaACCTGAAG GGTGGAGATGACCTGGACCCCAACTACGTCCTTAGCTCCCGTGTCCGAACAGGAAGGAGCATCCGCGGGTTCTGTCTGCCCCCACACTGCAGCCGTGGAGAGCGAAGGGGCGTTGAGAAAATGTCTGTCGAAG CTCTGGACTCCCTGTCTGGTGACCTGAAGGGGAAGTACTACGCCCTTAAGAACATGACAGATGCCGAGCAGCAGCAGCTGATTGATGACCACTTCTTGTTTGACAAGCCTGTGTCTCCTCTGCTGCTGGCCTCTGGCATGGCCCGGGACTGGCCCGATGGCAGGGGAATCTG GCACAACGATACCAAGACCTTCCTGGTCTGGGTCAATGAGGAGGACCACCTGCGTGTCATCTCAATGCAGAAAGGTGGCAACATGAAGGAGGTGTTCAACCGTTTCTGTACTGGCCTCACAAAG ATTGAAACCTTGTTCAAAGATAAGGGCACTTCATTCATGTGGAACGAGCACTTAGGCTACGTGCTCACCTGCCCATCCAACCTGGGCACAGGGCTGCGTGCTGGAGTCCACGTCAAGATCCCAAACATGAGCAAGCACGCCAAATTCGAGGAGGTGCTCAAGAGGCTAAGGCTCCAGAAACGTGGAACAG GTGGAGTGGACACCGCAGCCGTGGGTGGCACCTTCGACATCTCCAATGCCGATCGCCTGGGCTTCTCCGAGGTGGAGCTGGTGCAGATGGTTGTGGACGGAGTCAAGCTGCTGGTTGAGATGGAGAAGAAGCTGGAGAAAGGCCAGTCTATCGATGACATCATGCCCGCCCAGAAGTGA
- the LOC121544823 gene encoding creatine kinase, testis isozyme isoform X2, with protein sequence MPFGNTHNALKMKYASSEEYPDLSQHNNHMAKILTPAIYERLRSKQTPSGFTLDDVIQTGIDNPGHPFIMTVGCVAGDEETYEVFKELLDPIIEDRHGGYKPTDKHKTDLNPDNLKGGDDLDPNYVLSSRVRTGRSIRGFCLPPHCSRGERRGVEKMSVEALDSLSGDLKGKYYALKNMTDAEQQQLIDDHFLFDKPVSPLLLASGMARDWPDGRGIWHNDTKTFLVWVNEEDHLRVISMQKGGNMKEVFNRFCTGLTKIETLFKDKGTSFMWNEHLGYVLTCPSNLGTGLRAGVHVKIPNMSKHAKFEEVLKRLRLQKRGTGGVDTAAVGGTFDISNADRLGFSEVELVQMVVDGVKLLVEMEKKLEKGQSIDDIMPAQK encoded by the exons ATGCCGTTCGGAAACACCCACAACGCGCTAAAGATGAAGTACGCTTCTAGTGAAGAGTACCCAGATCTCAGCCAGCACAATAATCATATGGCCAAGATCTTGACTCCTGCCATCTACGAGCGTCTGAGGAGCAAACAAACGCCCAGTGGATTTACATTGGATGATGTCATTCAAACCGGGATTGATAACCCAG GCCATCCATTCATCATGACTGTGGGATGTGTGGCTGGAGACGAGGAGACATACGAGGTCTTCAAGGAGCTGCTGGACCCCATCATCGAGGACAGACATGGAGGATACAAGCCTACAGACAAGCACAagaccgacctcaacccagacaACCTGAAG GGTGGAGATGACCTGGACCCCAACTACGTCCTTAGCTCCCGTGTCCGAACAGGAAGGAGCATCCGCGGGTTCTGTCTGCCCCCACACTGCAGCCGTGGAGAGCGAAGGGGCGTTGAGAAAATGTCTGTCGAAG CTCTGGACTCCCTGTCTGGTGACCTGAAGGGGAAGTACTACGCCCTTAAGAACATGACAGATGCCGAGCAGCAGCAGCTGATTGATGACCACTTCTTGTTTGACAAGCCTGTGTCTCCTCTGCTGCTGGCCTCTGGCATGGCCCGGGACTGGCCCGATGGCAGGGGAATCTG GCACAACGATACCAAGACCTTCCTGGTCTGGGTCAATGAGGAGGACCACCTGCGTGTCATCTCAATGCAGAAAGGTGGCAACATGAAGGAGGTGTTCAACCGTTTCTGTACTGGCCTCACAAAG ATTGAAACCTTGTTCAAAGATAAGGGCACTTCATTCATGTGGAACGAGCACTTAGGCTACGTGCTCACCTGCCCATCCAACCTGGGCACAGGGCTGCGTGCTGGAGTCCACGTCAAGATCCCAAACATGAGCAAGCACGCCAAATTCGAGGAGGTGCTCAAGAGGCTAAGGCTCCAGAAACGTGGAACAG GTGGAGTGGACACCGCAGCCGTGGGTGGCACCTTCGACATCTCCAATGCCGATCGCCTGGGCTTCTCCGAGGTGGAGCTGGTGCAGATGGTTGTGGACGGAGTCAAGCTGCTGGTTGAGATGGAGAAGAAGCTGGAGAAAGGCCAGTCTATCGATGACATCATGCCCGCCCAGAAGTGA
- the LOC121544823 gene encoding creatine kinase, testis isozyme isoform X1, whose product MKKLNDQMAKLTIKRLSPEEEFPDLSQHNNHMAKVLTQDMFTKLRDRATPNGFTIDGVIQTGVDNPGHPFIMTVGCVAGDEETYEVFKELLDPIIEDRHGGYKPTDKHKTDLNPDNLKGGDDLDPNYVLSSRVRTGRSIRGFCLPPHCSRGERRGVEKMSVEALDSLSGDLKGKYYALKNMTDAEQQQLIDDHFLFDKPVSPLLLASGMARDWPDGRGIWHNDTKTFLVWVNEEDHLRVISMQKGGNMKEVFNRFCTGLTKIETLFKDKGTSFMWNEHLGYVLTCPSNLGTGLRAGVHVKIPNMSKHAKFEEVLKRLRLQKRGTGGVDTAAVGGTFDISNADRLGFSEVELVQMVVDGVKLLVEMEKKLEKGQSIDDIMPAQK is encoded by the exons CAATGATCAAATGGCCAAACTGACCATCAAGAGGCTGTCACCTGAGGAGGAGTTCCCTGACCTAAGCCAGCACAACAACCACATGGCCAAGGTCTTAACCCAGGACATGTTCACCAAACTCCGAGACCGTGCCACCCCCAACGGCTTCACCATAGATGGTGTTATTCAGACAGGGGTTGATAATCCTG GCCATCCATTCATCATGACTGTGGGATGTGTGGCTGGAGACGAGGAGACATACGAGGTCTTCAAGGAGCTGCTGGACCCCATCATCGAGGACAGACATGGAGGATACAAGCCTACAGACAAGCACAagaccgacctcaacccagacaACCTGAAG GGTGGAGATGACCTGGACCCCAACTACGTCCTTAGCTCCCGTGTCCGAACAGGAAGGAGCATCCGCGGGTTCTGTCTGCCCCCACACTGCAGCCGTGGAGAGCGAAGGGGCGTTGAGAAAATGTCTGTCGAAG CTCTGGACTCCCTGTCTGGTGACCTGAAGGGGAAGTACTACGCCCTTAAGAACATGACAGATGCCGAGCAGCAGCAGCTGATTGATGACCACTTCTTGTTTGACAAGCCTGTGTCTCCTCTGCTGCTGGCCTCTGGCATGGCCCGGGACTGGCCCGATGGCAGGGGAATCTG GCACAACGATACCAAGACCTTCCTGGTCTGGGTCAATGAGGAGGACCACCTGCGTGTCATCTCAATGCAGAAAGGTGGCAACATGAAGGAGGTGTTCAACCGTTTCTGTACTGGCCTCACAAAG ATTGAAACCTTGTTCAAAGATAAGGGCACTTCATTCATGTGGAACGAGCACTTAGGCTACGTGCTCACCTGCCCATCCAACCTGGGCACAGGGCTGCGTGCTGGAGTCCACGTCAAGATCCCAAACATGAGCAAGCACGCCAAATTCGAGGAGGTGCTCAAGAGGCTAAGGCTCCAGAAACGTGGAACAG GTGGAGTGGACACCGCAGCCGTGGGTGGCACCTTCGACATCTCCAATGCCGATCGCCTGGGCTTCTCCGAGGTGGAGCTGGTGCAGATGGTTGTGGACGGAGTCAAGCTGCTGGTTGAGATGGAGAAGAAGCTGGAGAAAGGCCAGTCTATCGATGACATCATGCCCGCCCAGAAGTGA